The sequence CGGCGAAGTTCAATCAATACATCAGTGCCACCGGCTATTATTCGCGCTTCGCTTTGAAGTACTTTCAGTACTTCGGTTGCTTCATTAATTGTTTTTGCAGATATGTATTCAAATGGTTTCATTTCTCAATCGTTCGGGTTTTACAGGAATCAAGAATTAGAGTTTCTTCCTTTTCTTTTTGAACGGATCCGCGTTCACCTGTGCGGGTTAATTTATGACCAAGAAGAACTCTCTCAAGATTTGCGGGTATTTCATAAATTCTTTTTCCGGTAGCATTGTAAATTGCATTTACAAGTGCAGGAGCTGCCAATTCAGTTGCTGGTTCGCCAATCGATTTTGCACCGAAGGGACCTGCAGCGTCTTCATTTTCTACAATAATCGCTTTAATTGGAGGGACATCCATCGCCGTTGCAATCAGATATTCATCAAAATTTAATTGTTTAGGAATTCCATTCTCGAATTCAAATTCTTCAAGCATTCCGTAACCCAGCCCCATTGCAACACCGCCGTAAATTTGTCCGAGAACAGTATTCCGATTTATTGCTTTTCCAACATCGTGTGCCGATACAAAATCGATAACATTTACTTTGCCGGTTTCAGTATCCACTTCAATCTCGGCGATGTTTGTTCCGTAAACGAATGTATAGTACGCATCACCCTGCCCGTGCTCTTCGTCCCAACTCGTGTGCGGTGATTTGTGCCAGCCGAGTCCATACATCGGTTTGCCTTTGTTAAAACACTCATCCGCTAATTCTGAAAATGAAGCGAGCTTCTGATCATTCAACACATCAACGAGATAATTATTTTTAATATCGAGATTTTGCAGCGCGACTCCTGTCATTTCGGAGGCAACGCTCAATAAAGTTGATTTTACTATCTCTGCCGCTTTCTTCGCCGCACTCCCCGACATGATAGTTCCGCGCGAAGCAACCGTCGGACCTGAATCAGGAACACGACTTGTATTCGTATTGAGAAATTGGATTCGCTCCATCGAGATCCCGAGTACCTCGGCGGTAATCTGAGACATCTGAGTTTGCGCACCTTGTCCCATATCTGTAATTCCGGATGATACTATTACACTGCCATCAGTTTGAACAGACACGATTGTTCCGACTGCGTCGGTACCTTCGGCGCCCAACGAAACTCCGCGGTAACTACTCGCCAAGCCGATACCTTTTTTAATCGGTGTGTTTTGTGCAGAACGATACTTTTCCCACTTCTCTTCAAAGTTAATTGCTTCAGCAGCTTTCCTGAGAACTTCTTTATAACTTACATTGTGATCTAATTTTTGTCCTGTAGCAGTTACTGCACCACGCTCGTATCCATTTTGAAGTCGGATTTCAATCGGATTCTTACCTACTTTCTCTGCCAACTCATCCATCATCGATTCGATTGCAAAATTCACTTGCGGTGAACCAAATCCGCGCATCGCACCAGTGTAGTTGTTGTTCGTGTAAACAGCGTAAACATCTGTCTTCACATTTTCACAATAATATGGACCTGTTGCCTGAACAACCGATCGCCATGTAACAAATGGACTCATCGATGCATAAGCGCCGCCGTCTGCGATGCACTTTATTTCCATTGCCGTTATCGAGCCGTCGTTCTTTACACCCCATTTATAGTAGAGAACGTACGGATGCCGTTTGTAACTTTCCAACATCGACTCTTCGCGAGTGTTCACCATCTTAACCGGTTTACCTGTTTTCAAACACAAAAGAGCAGCGCGGCAGCACATCGATGTCATTACTTCATCCTTACCACCGAATGACCCGCCAAGTGTAGCTTGAATAATTTGAACTTTATTCAAATCTAAGTTTAACGCTGCGGCGACTGAGCGGCGACTTGAAAAAAGATTTTGAACCGAACCGGTTATTTTTACTCCACCGTGTTCTGCAAGTTCTGCAAGAACTGCTTCCGGCTCAATGTATGAATGTTCGATGAATTGAGTTTTGAATTTCTTTTCTAAAATAAAATCTGCTTCGGCAAAACCTTTCTCGATATCACCCTTACGAACTTTGTGGTGAACAAATGTATTATCGTCTCCGTGAATTTTGACTGCATCGGTTTTAATTGATTCTTCGGGGTCTGCGATTATAGGAAGAGGTTCATATTCGACATCAATTAAAGCTATTGCCTGTTCGGCAATTTCATTTGTCTTGGCAGCAACCAGCGCGATGCCATCGCCTAAATATCGAACCTTATCGATGGCAAGAATCGCTTGATTTTTGACTACAATGCCAAAAACTTTATTGCCGGGGATGTCGTTTGCAGTAAGAATTGCTTCAACACCTTCCAACTGTTCGGCTTTGGATGTATCAATACTAAGAATTTTTGCGTGGGGATATTTGGATCGCAGCACCTTTCCATATAACTGATGGAGAACATTATAATCCTCTGCAAATTTGGCGGTTCCGGTAACTTTTCCAATGGAATCGACCCGCCTTTGGGGGCTTCCGATTATTTTATTTTGATTTTGACTATCCATTTCGGGTTAAATATAAAAAAATTTGAGAGAAATTCATAACATTTTGAAGACTATATTATGTTTTTTTGATATTGCTTTAAATAATACATATATTCAAAATAGAAATTAACTTTCAAGATAGGTTTTATATGAAAACAACAGGTATATTTTTGAGATTGTTACTTATTTTACTTTTCATTTTAATAAGCTCTAACTTAATTCTCGCACAAACCAAAAAAGAGAAAATATTAGAGAGAAGAGTTGATAGTCTAGCCAATGTTATAAAAAATTTGAATAATCGAATTATCATACTTGAAGGGCGGACTGCTGATATAGAAAAAGGGAGATATGTAATTTCAGCCGAACGGCTATATCAAGAATCAATAATTGCCAGTAAGAACATGATTATTTCAGAGATTATGCATTTATCCGCTTCTGCTTATCAATTTAGAATACGTCCCAAATCAATGGGTGGCGGCGGAGGTAGTTTTGAGGGATTTCAAATCTCATCTAATATGAATACTACCGAAAATGCTTTCTATACGTCAGAAGTATTTTCTGAAAAAATTATTTTTACAGGAACCTCAAAATTAAATTATGGAACTATAAAGTTTAAATTAGATGAGAAAGGAAAAACTGAACAGTTGGAATGCACTGGCGAATTTAAGTAACAATTTCGAAAATTAATCATTCATCCTTTTCCAAAACTTCTGTGTAACCTTTTGTGCTTCTCTCATCACAACTTCCTCATCGACTCCAAAAAATTGCCGGTTCCACATCACCCATTTGCCGTTTATCATTACACTCTCGACAATTGATGAGTTCATACCGAAAATAAAATGCCCGATTAAATTTTCTTTAGATAATGGCGTAGGAGATTTGTAATCGAGTATAACTAAATCGGCTTGACTGCCTTTTGAAATCACCCCAAACTTTTCTCCGAAAAACTCAGAGACAATCATCTGTCCGGTTTGAAGCATTTCAGCAATTCTTGTGAATCTTGTTTGATGAACTGATTCCTGATTTCTAAAAAAACCTATCTTTGCTTCCTCGAACATATCGGCAGGAAAACCGTCAGTTCCGAGAGCGGTTCGTTCACCGAATAAATTCAGCGGCGCATAACCAACTCGGTTATTCATATTCGATCTTGGATTATGAATTAACCACGTCTTATATTTGCTGACTTTAGAAATCTCTTTCGCGGTAAGGTGAACACCATGAGCGATAATTGAACTATTTGTAAGTAAGCCGTGATTTTCCAATCGGTCAATGATGTTAACTTTGTAATTTTCTTCTGCATCAAACACATCTGCCTTAGCTTCAGCAACGTGGATATGTATTCCGCTTTTATGCTTTTTAACCAACTCACCCAGTTTTTTCATGGAATCTTCGCTCAAAGTAAAAGATGCGTGCGCGCCAATCATTCCCCTAAAATTCGGATTGTTCTGATTCTTTAAAAGAAATCTTTCGTTCTCCTGCAACCCTTTATCTCTTTTTTTCATTCCGCCGCGGTCGGTGGTTTCGTAACAAAGGATTCCACGCATACCTATGTCGCTCATCGCCTTTTGAATTACATCTAGTGATCCTGAAATAAAATTTGGCGCTGCGTGGTGGTCGATTAAAGTTGTGGTACCATATTTAACAGCTTCAATTGCGCCAACGAGTGCGCTGTAGTAAACCGATTCTTCATCTAATGCCTCATCAAGTTTCCACCATACTTTATCCAGGATTTCAACGAAGTTTGCAGGAGGCTTTTTGGTACCCGACATTCCTCGCGCAAGCGCAGAATAGAGATGAGTGTGCGAGTTCACGAGTCCGGGCATAATGAATTTACCGGAACAATCGACTACTTCCTCGCCCGCTTTTTGCTTTAAAGATTTCCCTGTTTCAATAATTTTTCCATCTGAAATTCGAACATCATTTTGTTTAAATTCAGAGGGGAATAAATTTAGAATAGTACCGTTTTTAAGTAAGTATTGAGACATTGTTTTAATATATCATTTTAATTTCTTTTCCAAATCAATCAGGTTTGGTTCAATATCGATAACCTCACCTGTTGCCTTTTTTGCTGACTGAATATCTTTCAATCCATTTCCGGTAATTACAACTAACGCTGATTCGTTCGCCTTCACAATACTTTTTTGAAGAGCTTTGTGCAAACCTGCTGAACCCGTTACTCCAGCCGGCTCACCAAACACTCCACCGAGTCGGGCTGTAACCCGCATTGCTTCTAAAATTTCTTCGTCGCTCACTGTTATCATCTCACCGTGCGACAATCTAACTTGCTGAATCGCCCTTCTCCAGTTACGTGGTGTTCCAACTGCGATACTATCAGCTATTGTGTTCGTAACGGATGGGATCAAATCCTTTCCCGAATTAAAAGCATTATAAATTGGTTTGGCGCCTTCTGCCTGAACGCCCAACAATCTCGGAACACGATCAATAAATCTAAGTTTTTTCATTTCCTGCAAACCCTTGCCGATGCCGCCTATTGTGCAGCCATCGCCAACAGAGACAACAACCCAGTCGGGCATATTTTTGCGAAGTTGTTCAGCGATTTCAAGTCCGGCGGTCTTTTTACCTTCAACTAAGTATGGATTAATTCCGCTGCTTCGGTTGTACCAACCAAACTTCTTACACGCTTCTCCACATAAATCAAATGCTTGCTCGTAAGTTCCGTTAACCCGTAAAACAGTCGCACCAAAAATTAGTAACTGGGTTAACTTTGGCTCGGGCGCACGCTTTGGAACAAATATAAAGCTTTTCAAACCAACCGCCGCTGAAAATCCTGCAAGCGATGATGCGGCATTTCCAGTGGAGGCGCAAGCGATTTCACCGAAACCAAACTCGATTGCTTTCATCACACCAACAGAGCTTGCCCTATCCTTAAATGAATTAGTTGGATTTCGACCGTCATCCTTAAGATAAAGTTTTGAGATACCAATATACTTTGCGAGTCTTGGGACATCGTAAACCGGAGTCCAGCCGATGTGAAGATGAGGGAATGGAATACTAGGGGAAACCGGGAGAAGTTCTTTGTAACGCCAGTGGTCGAAGGGACGATTTCGAATTTCGAATTCCGAATTTCGAATTTTGCCATAGTCGTATTGCACATCAAGTATTCCTTGAATTCCGCAATCAGTACAGGTAAAGCGATTATCAGCGGGATATTCTTTGCCGCATTTAAGACATTTGAGTGAAGTAACAAAGTTGGTTAACATATTTTGTAATCTTTCTGATGTTTCTGCCAGCATTTATTTCGCCCTACTGATGATAAAATGTATTTATTCATAATATTTCTTTTTCAGACTGAATTTTTTCGGCTTGGTTGAGAAGATTTTCTATGGCTCCTTGTATATTTAATTCAACTGCCCATATCCGTAAATATTCTTTATCTAACTCTTTCCATTGCACAACTGCAACACCTAGTGCATCTTGAAATTGTTTTTCCGATAAAGTTTCTTTTGCCCATTCAAGCTTACTGAGAATTGCATCTTCAGGCGACACAATAAACACATTTATATCACCAAACTGGTGTAACTTCCGGCGTTTAAATTCTTGAATACTAAAAGGGCGCATTTTTAAAATTATAAAATCTGCCTTCCATCCTGTTTTATTATCAATTACGTTGAACATCGTATGGCGATCAAAAGCATCATAGGCTGCTGACTCACTTACATAATAGTCGTTACCAAAAGAATTAATTAATTTGTGCAATTGTTCCTGAGTTAATGTAATGACCACATCAACATCATTTGTTGCTCGCGGCTCTCCGTGGAAACTAGAGCCGATAGAGCCGGTGAACATATAAGGTATTTCTATCTTCTCCAATATCTCTACAACCCTTGTAATAAATTCTTTATGACTCATTTTTCTTCATTACTTTTTGTTTTATTTATTTCATTAAATAATTTTTCACCCAAAATAAGACGAACTAATTCGAGCCGAATTTTACTATCATCATATTCTGGATGGCGAGAACGGATTCCATATTCTGTAATTGCCCGCAAATTATCGCTTAATTCAAATGTCATCTCTGCACGTTTCGCAATTCCAATCCTCCGTAAAATTTGAAATTGAATCCGCTTGGCTTCTAAAGAAGTATCTTTGTAAAATGATTCCAAATTAAATAATTCGTCCTTTCATATTTTTTTCAATCCTTGTCCGTTTCAACTTTTCAATCGCCATCAGAATTACTTCATTAGTCGCAGGCAGAGAAAACTCCGGCTCCATCTCGTGATTCGCAACCGAAGAAATCGCATCTTTAATCGCAAGCCAAACAGAAAGCGAAAGCATAAACGGCGGCTCACCAACCGCTTTGCTCCGCCGTATTGTGCCGATAGGATTTGGCACATTTTCCAAAAGTCCAACACGAAAATCTTTAGGAATATCCTGAACAGTTGGAATCTTGTATGTATCCGGCGAGTGAGTCATCAGATTCCCTTTACTGTCCCATTTAATTTCTTCCGTTGTGCACCAGCCAACGCCTTGGATGAAACCGCCTTCAACCTGTCCTATATCAATTCCGGGATTTATCGAATCGCCTACATCTTGGACAATATCTGTTCTTAAAAGCGTGTGCTGACCGGTTAAAATATCTACTATAACTTCCGATACTCCCATCCCGAAAGAATAGTAAAAGAAAGGCTTGCCTTGCCCTCTGATTTTATCCCAGCCGATATCGGGAGTTTTGTAAAAACCTGTTGAACTTAAACTCACTTGCCTCAAGTTCATTTGTCTCATTGCATCGACAAACGAAATTCGACGATCGGAATTGTCGGAGTCGATAATGAAATCATCTCTAAAGATGACGGATGATTGGATTGATGGATTAATGGATTGTTGTTCATTAAATAATTTTACAACTTCTTCCGAAATTCTATTTTTTATTTTATCGATTGCATTTTTAACTGCCATACCATTCATATCGGAACCTGAAGATGCAGCCGTAGCTGAAGTGTTAGGAATTTTGGAAGTATTGGTCGCATTTACTTTTACTTTTTCAGTACTCACTCCAAACTCAGCTGCGGCAATTTGCTGGATTTTTGTATTAAGTCCTTGTCCCATCTCAGTGCCGCCATGATTGACGAGAATTGTTCCGTCAGTGTAAACATTCACTTGCGCCCCGGCTTGATTGAGAAATGTGGTCGTGAAAGAAATACCGAACTTCACAGGCGTAAGAGCTAACCCCTTTTTACAAAACTCATTCTTCGAATTAAAATCGTCAATTTCTTTCCGTCGTTTTTCGTACTCAGAGGATTTGATCAACTTGTCATATATCAGATAGAGTCGATTGTTTTCGACTGTTTGTCCGTAGTGTGTAACGTTGCGTGTTTCAATTCCATAAAAATTCTTATATCGAATTTCTGTTGGGTCTTTATGTAGATATTTTGCGACACGGTCTATTACGGTTTCCATTGCAGCCATTCCTTGTGGTCCGCCAAATCCCCGAAATGCAGTATTGGATGGAAGATTCGTTTTCCAAACGAGCGCAGTAACTGACATATTTGGAATGTAGTAAGAATTATCGGCGTGAAGCATTGTTCGTTCCATAATCGCGAATGATAAATCCGTTGCCGCTCCACCATCGCTATTAAACTCGAGTTTCAATGCTGTAATTTCACCTTCATCATCAAACCCGACTTCATATTTCGTAATATAACGATGCCGCTTACCCGTCATTATCATATCGTCATCACGGAACAATCTGATTTTTACAGGACGTTTAGCAGCGTTGCACAATAGCGCCGACCAACACGCAACGTGATTACCTTGAGTTTCCTTACCACCAAAGCCGCCGCCCATACGTCTGACTTCTACTACGACTTCATTTCGATTGATACGGAGAACTTCGGCAACCAGTGTTTGAGTTTCTGACGGATGCTGAGTTGAACTGAAAACGTTGATTTCATTCCCTTCGCCAGGAATACTGAGACATGCCTGAGTTTCAAGATACCAATGTTCCTGCGCACCCGTTCGAAGTTCACCGCGAATAATATGCTTCGCCAATTTAAAAGCCGAGTCGGCATCACCCCTTTCCATTTTACGTGGTGGACCTAACAAATTATTTTTTTCTATTGCTGTCTCGATATCCAAAATAGCATCGAGAGGTTCGTACTCTACTTTTATTAATTTTTCAGCTTGGCGGCATTGTTCTTCAGTTTCTGCGGCAACGAGGAACACCGCCTGACCGACACAAGTTACTTCGTTTTCTGCGAGCACCGGTTCATCTTTTATGACCGGTCCCATCTGATTGTGTCCGGGAATATCTTTATACGATAAAACTGCATGGACACCATGAACTTTCTTGGCTTCAGTCAAATCAAACGACTTGATTTTTGCATGAGCATAAGGACTGTAAACTACTTTGCCGATGAGAAGTTGCTCGTTCACGAGTATGTCGTCTATATACACGGCTTCACCGGTAACATGACCAAAAGCGGAATCGTGGGGAATAGAATCTTTCATAAATAAACCTCAGAAGGAATAGGTAAACCTTGCTCTCGCAACAGATTTACACGTTCTATCATACCAAATCTTGCTTTATATAAACAATCTTCGATTGAATGACCGATTCCGGTAAATCCTTCTAACTCCGGTGAATAAAAACCGAAATAGTCAGGTTCTTCAGTCGCTTCAATAATTAATGAATAATTTAATTGTAACATGATCTTAACTTTTTAATTTGGTTTTTAAAAGATTCTCAAACCTCATTTGTTCAAAATGCTTATCGCAAGAAAAAACCCTTTTGATAGAACGATTCTGCATAACAACGAACGAAGTACAATCAACAAAAGAAAAATCTTTGTCGGAGTATTTTTTAAACAAATACCATGCTTTCGCCTCAATATCTGTATCGATATAAATAATCTCGATATTCTTAGAAGAAAAAAGCATTTCTCCAAATGCAACAGCATTCTTATGGTGTGTGTCAAACAATAAGTGTGTTATAGTCTCGGCGATTACATAATTCGTTGTTATAAACTTGAATGGGAACAGTAAAGATAATATTTTATCGGCTTGTGCGTGAAAACTATCATCTTCATTACCAAGTGCCACAAAACCGCTCGTATCTGCAAAGATTTCTTCGATCATCGTTTCTTTCCATATAAGGATTTATTATGG is a genomic window of Bacteroidota bacterium containing:
- the xdhB gene encoding xanthine dehydrogenase molybdopterin binding subunit codes for the protein MKDSIPHDSAFGHVTGEAVYIDDILVNEQLLIGKVVYSPYAHAKIKSFDLTEAKKVHGVHAVLSYKDIPGHNQMGPVIKDEPVLAENEVTCVGQAVFLVAAETEEQCRQAEKLIKVEYEPLDAILDIETAIEKNNLLGPPRKMERGDADSAFKLAKHIIRGELRTGAQEHWYLETQACLSIPGEGNEINVFSSTQHPSETQTLVAEVLRINRNEVVVEVRRMGGGFGGKETQGNHVACWSALLCNAAKRPVKIRLFRDDDMIMTGKRHRYITKYEVGFDDEGEITALKLEFNSDGGAATDLSFAIMERTMLHADNSYYIPNMSVTALVWKTNLPSNTAFRGFGGPQGMAAMETVIDRVAKYLHKDPTEIRYKNFYGIETRNVTHYGQTVENNRLYLIYDKLIKSSEYEKRRKEIDDFNSKNEFCKKGLALTPVKFGISFTTTFLNQAGAQVNVYTDGTILVNHGGTEMGQGLNTKIQQIAAAEFGVSTEKVKVNATNTSKIPNTSATAASSGSDMNGMAVKNAIDKIKNRISEEVVKLFNEQQSINPSIQSSVIFRDDFIIDSDNSDRRISFVDAMRQMNLRQVSLSSTGFYKTPDIGWDKIRGQGKPFFYYSFGMGVSEVIVDILTGQHTLLRTDIVQDVGDSINPGIDIGQVEGGFIQGVGWCTTEEIKWDSKGNLMTHSPDTYKIPTVQDIPKDFRVGLLENVPNPIGTIRRSKAVGEPPFMLSLSVWLAIKDAISSVANHEMEPEFSLPATNEVILMAIEKLKRTRIEKNMKGRII
- a CDS encoding xanthine dehydrogenase family protein molybdopterin-binding subunit; the encoded protein is MDSQNQNKIIGSPQRRVDSIGKVTGTAKFAEDYNVLHQLYGKVLRSKYPHAKILSIDTSKAEQLEGVEAILTANDIPGNKVFGIVVKNQAILAIDKVRYLGDGIALVAAKTNEIAEQAIALIDVEYEPLPIIADPEESIKTDAVKIHGDDNTFVHHKVRKGDIEKGFAEADFILEKKFKTQFIEHSYIEPEAVLAELAEHGGVKITGSVQNLFSSRRSVAAALNLDLNKVQIIQATLGGSFGGKDEVMTSMCCRAALLCLKTGKPVKMVNTREESMLESYKRHPYVLYYKWGVKNDGSITAMEIKCIADGGAYASMSPFVTWRSVVQATGPYYCENVKTDVYAVYTNNNYTGAMRGFGSPQVNFAIESMMDELAEKVGKNPIEIRLQNGYERGAVTATGQKLDHNVSYKEVLRKAAEAINFEEKWEKYRSAQNTPIKKGIGLASSYRGVSLGAEGTDAVGTIVSVQTDGSVIVSSGITDMGQGAQTQMSQITAEVLGISMERIQFLNTNTSRVPDSGPTVASRGTIMSGSAAKKAAEIVKSTLLSVASEMTGVALQNLDIKNNYLVDVLNDQKLASFSELADECFNKGKPMYGLGWHKSPHTSWDEEHGQGDAYYTFVYGTNIAEIEVDTETGKVNVIDFVSAHDVGKAINRNTVLGQIYGGVAMGLGYGMLEEFEFENGIPKQLNFDEYLIATAMDVPPIKAIIVENEDAAGPFGAKSIGEPATELAAPALVNAIYNATGKRIYEIPANLERVLLGHKLTRTGERGSVQKEKEETLILDSCKTRTIEK
- the ssnA gene encoding putative aminohydrolase SsnA, with protein sequence MSQYLLKNGTILNLFPSEFKQNDVRISDGKIIETGKSLKQKAGEEVVDCSGKFIMPGLVNSHTHLYSALARGMSGTKKPPANFVEILDKVWWKLDEALDEESVYYSALVGAIEAVKYGTTTLIDHHAAPNFISGSLDVIQKAMSDIGMRGILCYETTDRGGMKKRDKGLQENERFLLKNQNNPNFRGMIGAHASFTLSEDSMKKLGELVKKHKSGIHIHVAEAKADVFDAEENYKVNIIDRLENHGLLTNSSIIAHGVHLTAKEISKVSKYKTWLIHNPRSNMNNRVGYAPLNLFGERTALGTDGFPADMFEEAKIGFFRNQESVHQTRFTRIAEMLQTGQMIVSEFFGEKFGVISKGSQADLVILDYKSPTPLSKENLIGHFIFGMNSSIVESVMINGKWVMWNRQFFGVDEEVVMREAQKVTQKFWKRMND
- the thrC gene encoding threonine synthase encodes the protein MLAETSERLQNMLTNFVTSLKCLKCGKEYPADNRFTCTDCGIQGILDVQYDYGKIRNSEFEIRNRPFDHWRYKELLPVSPSIPFPHLHIGWTPVYDVPRLAKYIGISKLYLKDDGRNPTNSFKDRASSVGVMKAIEFGFGEIACASTGNAASSLAGFSAAVGLKSFIFVPKRAPEPKLTQLLIFGATVLRVNGTYEQAFDLCGEACKKFGWYNRSSGINPYLVEGKKTAGLEIAEQLRKNMPDWVVVSVGDGCTIGGIGKGLQEMKKLRFIDRVPRLLGVQAEGAKPIYNAFNSGKDLIPSVTNTIADSIAVGTPRNWRRAIQQVRLSHGEMITVSDEEILEAMRVTARLGGVFGEPAGVTGSAGLHKALQKSIVKANESALVVITGNGLKDIQSAKKATGEVIDIEPNLIDLEKKLK
- a CDS encoding PIN domain-containing protein: MIEEIFADTSGFVALGNEDDSFHAQADKILSLLFPFKFITTNYVIAETITHLLFDTHHKNAVAFGEMLFSSKNIEIIYIDTDIEAKAWYLFKKYSDKDFSFVDCTSFVVMQNRSIKRVFSCDKHFEQMRFENLLKTKLKS
- a CDS encoding type II toxin-antitoxin system HicB family antitoxin, with protein sequence MLQLNYSLIIEATEEPDYFGFYSPELEGFTGIGHSIEDCLYKARFGMIERVNLLREQGLPIPSEVYL